A window of Hevea brasiliensis isolate MT/VB/25A 57/8 chromosome 14, ASM3005281v1, whole genome shotgun sequence contains these coding sequences:
- the LOC110662818 gene encoding psbP-like protein 1, chloroplastic, with product MASLQNSPSLYHTFSSNSFPQIGLQRYHGSFPCCRRGISFIVRAEQSLAQPQVRSRRRQLIAVSVIAPWVSLVNQTSSFAAETKKGFLLVTDKKDGYSFLYPFGWEEVVIEGQDKVFKDVIEPLESVSVNMIPTNKTDIRDFGPPQQVAETLIKKVLAPPSQKTKLIEASAHDVDGKAYYTFEFIAQAPNYTRHALSTISIGNGKFYTLTTGANERRWDKMKDKLHTVIDSFNIFSV from the exons ATGGCTTCCTTGCAAAATTCACCTTCCCTTTATCACACATTTTCTTCTAACTCTTTTCCTCAG ATAGGACTGCAAAGGTATCATGGTTCGTTTCCTTGCTGTAGAAGAGGTATTTCGTTTATCGTTCGGGCTGAGCAATCATTGGCTCAACCTCAAG TTAGATCCAGGAGACGCCAATTGATAGCTGTCAGTGTGATTGCCCCTTGGGTTTCTCTGGTTAACCAAACTTCATCAT TTGCTGCAGAAACTAAAAAGGGATTCCTTTTAGTCACAGACAAGAAGGACGGATACTCATTCCTATATCCATTTGGGTGGGAG GAAGTGGTCATTGAAGGCCAAGACAAGGTCTTTAAAGATGTCATTGAGCCATTAGAAAGTGTCAGTGTAAATATGATCCCAACCAACAAAACAGATATTCGAGACTTTGGACCTCCACAACAG GTTGCTGAAACATTGATCAAAAAGGTTTTAGCCCCTCCATCCCAGAAAACAAAACTAATTGAGGCATCTGCG CATGATGTTGATGGAAAAGCTTATTACACGTTTGAGTTCATTGCTCAGGCTCCAAACTATACCCGTCATGCTCTTAGTACAATCTCTATTGGCAATG GTAAATTCTACACACTGACCACAGGGGCCAATGAGAGGAGGTGGGACAAAATGAAAGATAAATTGCACACAGTTATTGATTCTTTCAATATTTTCAGTGTTTAA